The nucleotide window AAAACAGGTGATCTGGACATCCATATGATGCAAATGCAGATGGCAGGCTCTTGGGGTCCTCTGACTCTGGTTCCTCCCCGGCAGAACTCTCCATGGGGCCTTTGGGACCCCCGGCTTCTTTTGTTTGGCGACCTGGACTAGTACAGTCCTGCAACCTACTTGGCGCCCAGGCCAGGAGCAGTAGGCGCCAAGCCTGAGAGTTGCAGGCTTTTGATTCGAAGCATTCCAAGTTCCTCGCTTtcccacccaacacacacacacacacacacacatgcacgcgtgcacacacacacaccttcccgCCGCACCCATGCACTCCTGGAGACGCCCACTCGTGCACTAAACACCCGAAGCCCTCTGGAAACCACGCGTGTACGGTGCACCTTGGGCTGAGCGCGGCTGCCAGGAGCGCCGCGCTGGGCTGGAGGCGCACAGGAGAGCGCGAGGCCACTCTAGGGTTAGCgggtgggctgggcaggggcgTTCGGCAGCGGCGCTGCGGATCTCAAACCCCGTGGTTGGCGGTGGCCCCTTGCTCCCTTAAAGAATAACTTTTCATCCACTTCCACCTCGAGTGTCCAGAGGCACCGCGGTGCTTCAGACAGCACACAGCCTCCTCACTCAACATCTAGCTGAAGAATCCCAAGGGAGTGCGCACAGAGCGCAATCTCCTCTGGCCCAGCCTGCGGTGGCTTTGGAGAGGGGGTGCAAACTTCGAATTGGAATTTTGGGGATCAGAGATAAATTGTTCAGTAGAGGACTCTGGTTGCTACCAGCCCTCCTTGTCTTCCCTTCAAAAGAGGCTTTGGGCTGCGCTCACTACTCCTGTGTCTTCAGGCCTCTTACCCCTCACTGGCTTCTCCTCCTCGACTCTCCACCTCTCCCACCAgcacttctcttttcttccctcactACCCGGCTCATCTTTCAGGGATGGGATGTAGCCTCTGGGATTCGGGGAAGGGAGCCGGCTCGCTGATTCCTACAGCATCCCTCCTCCCCATCAGGGCACAGAGAGGAGGCAGCCGGGTGGCTAGTGGCTGGCCAGGAGCTGGAGGCCACAGGGTTGGGGCGCTGCGACCCAGGCAGAGCGCAGCAGGAGCCGGAGGGGCGAGGCCGGTGCTAACCCGTGAGGTTAGCTGCTCTGCAGCAGCTTTAACTCCGGAGGAACCTCCGTGTCTCCTTCACAAGCCCAGTTTCCAATAGTTTTTAGTGGAGATAGTTAGGGGCAGGGTAGGTAGAGGAGGGACTGGCTAGGCTGGGAGGACGGCAATGAAACAGGTTATTGGGGAGGGTGGACCTAAGAAAGGACAGAGATACCTCAGTTAGAGTCCAGGGGACGGGAGTGACCAAAACCCAAGACAGAGGCACAGGGACAAAGAGGAACGAAGCCCCCCAGACAAAACCCCTGAATTCTCGAGATGGTGGCAGGATGCCCGCAGAAGAGCAGGAAGCTCGGACCTGCAGAGCTGGTGCTCAAGGACTCCTACGGCCTCAATGGGTCACCCTCCTGAGGCTCAGGTTAGGTCCTCAACAGCAAGAGTGAGACGTCTAGACCCGATGGGACACAGGGTGCAGACCCGCGCGGCTGTCTCGGTGCGCTCACAGAAGCCCGCAGTGTCCGCGGGAAGGAGGGCGCTGCCGGCTGGGGTTCAGGGGCACCGGGAGAACCCAGGGCGTTTGTCTGGCCCTGGCAGCCGGCAGTCCGAGCCACGATCTGCGTAGACCCAAGACGGCCGACCCAGCGTGGCCTCGAACCGTTTCCCTGCTTAGCCGCGCGATCCGAGTCCTCTCTCGCTGCGTGAGAACGAGGCAGGGACGGGGAGGATGAGTGTCCGCAGCGCCCAGCTTTGAGCAGGGGCGGGGCAGCGGCACGGCCCAGAATTTCCCTGGAGACAGCCTAATTGTTTCTGCGGAGAGCACGCTTCTCGCAGAGGGATGAAGAGGGGCTTTTCCAGCAATACAGTTGTTGATCCAAACCTTTCAGTccaagttttaattaaaatatattcattttattaaaaacaggCTGCCCACGACCGCTACTCTCTCCAGCCACACCGAGAGCTCAAGAGAATAGTTTTCACATTAATCGGAGGCAAATATTTTACCttctaacacttaaaaaaatatctgGCTGCGTCTGCATTGGTGTGCCCACCTGACACTTACACGCGGCGTCGATCGTGCCGGTCCTGCAGAGGCAGCAGCCTGGACACACTCTCCCAGTGCGCGCTTCTCCTGCCCTTCACTGCGCGCGCCCAAAGCTGAAGAGCAGAAGGCGACGCGGGAGGCGGGTCGGGTCTCCGCGTCCAGCGAATTTGCGGTTTCTCCCGTTTCTTTGCCAGGGCCGGGGTTTTGGGAGCTCATATTTCGGGCCATCCTGGACCAGATAGAAAAGCGCGCAGAGCGGGAGCCCTGTCTCAATGCCTTTAGTACGGTACGCTCCGGGGTCCCCGTCTGCGCTTAGCGGAGGTTTCTCATTGCACAGCTCTGGGGCCCCTGGCTGGAGCATTTCCTCTTTCGGCCCTCGGCCTAACTCTGCCTAGGAGTTTCCAGCTCAAGGAGCTGCCGCCGggcatctccccacccccgcccccacccccagctggggCACAGAGTTCCATGGGGGACATCAGCGCGGAACTCGCGACTGAGTCCGAGGACCGAACCGAGAACCTGTGCGTGGCCCCAGAGGAACCTGTCCTGAGCTCCGGTGCGCACACAGCCTACTTTCTGGGCCAGGTTGAATTGGGCCCGTTGGGAAGACCCAGTTGGGTCTGAGGCGTCGGCCGAGTCTTTCTGCTGCGGGTCCCGCGGTTCAGCGCGCCTTTGCGCGCAGTGGCCACTTGGGGTCGCACTTTATGCCTGTTTGAGCCTCTCCACCTTGGGCTGACGCCGGGATCTGCTTAATCGTTACAAAACGTTCAAACAAAAACAGGGCCGGATTCCCAGCAGCCAAGAGCCACCCGGAGCACCGTCCTGGGCTGGCCTCAGCCCCCAGCCTCGGTGAATTCAGGGTTCCTTGCATTTGCCTGGGAGAGGGCTTCTGAGCCTTTGGGCCGATTCCTTCCCAGCTCCCTTCATCTTGTGCATTTGTGGGTGGGGTGAGCAGGGAGCTGCGCGGCCAGCGGAGTTCTAAATCCGGGCCCGGCCACTGCACCCTCCAGGAGGGGGGCAGACCCTGCTTGGCCCGAGGAGGTTAAGAGTTGGATCTGAACACAACTCTTGGAGCCCCGACCTcgtccctccaccccaccccgcaACACACAAACGCGAGCAGATCTGTAGAAACACAGCCTTGCACCGCATACACCGGCCCGAGACCCAGCGGCACACGGAGCGTCCCCCACTGGGCGGGGGACGCTCGGGAACAATGGGCCAGAGAGGTGCCATCCCGGCGCTCATTCTGAGCCTCCTGGGGGTTGATatgggctggtgggaggggagggggcacaagGGTAAAGAAGGAGGAGAGCGCGCGAAGGGGTGGAtaaggtggggcggggggggggagcacCGAAGAGCTGGCGGAGACCAGGACTccgagggggtgggggctgggccggGGCCGGCGGTCCCACTTGGCTCCAGCCCTCCGCCAGGCCTCAGCGGCTCTTCGGCTGCTCGCGCCGCCAGTCAGCTGACACTGGGGGCGGAGGAGCTGTCAGGCGCGCCCCGCCCTGCGCCGCCGGGCCGTGGGGCCCGTGCAGCCATTGGCCAGCGCTCTGGGCCGCCCGGGCCCCCGCGCCCCAGTGACATCAGGGAGGCGATAAAAGGCAGTGGCGGCGCCGGATCCCGCACAGCTGCACCGCCGGGCTGCGAGCGGCTGCGATCGAGAGAGACCAACAGCAAGAGAGCTAGAGAGCGAGCCGCGGGCGCTCGCCCGGCGCCTCCCCTCGGTTCAGCCCCCGCGTCCCGCTCGCTTCTCCACCCCTCCCAGGCCGTCCCGGCCCCGGCGCGGCCACATCCTCGAGCTCTGGGGCGGCGCAGGCAGCCTCGGGACTCTCCGGCGCGCCGCCGCGTCCCCAGACAAAGGCTTGGCCGGCGGCCCCGGCCCGCTGAGCCCTCGGCTCCCCGCCTCCCGGGCTCGCCGCTCTTCGCCCCCGCTCCCGGCTCGGCGCGTCCCGGCCGGTCGCAAAGTTTCCCGGGCGGCAGCGGCGACTGCGCCTCGCGTGAGCGATGGCCGCGGAGCTGAGCATGGGGCCCGAGCTGCCCACCAGCCCGCTGGCCATGGAGTACGTCAACGACTTCGACCTGCTCAAGTTCGACGTAAAGAAGGAGCCGCTGGGGCGCGCGGAGCGCCCGGGCCGGCCCTGCACGCGCCTGCAGCCAGCTGGCTCGGTGTCGTCTACACCTCTCAGCACGCCGTGCAGCTCGGTGCCCTCGTCGCCCAGCTTCAGCCCCACCGAACAGAAGACCCACCTCGAGGACCTGTACTGGATGGCGAGCAACTACCAGCAGATGAACCCCGAGGCGCTCAACCTGACGCCCGAAGACGCGGTGGAGGCGCTCATTGGCTCGCACCCAGTGCCACAGCCGTTGCAGAGCTTCGACGGCTTCCGAGGCGcgcaccaccaccatcaccaccaccacccacacccGCACCACGCTTACCCGGGCGCCGGTGTGGCCCATGACGAGCTGGGCCCGCACGCGCATccacaccatcaccatcatcaccaagCATCGCCACCGCCGTCCAGCGCGGCCAGCCCCGCGCAGCAGCTGCCCACCAGCCATCCCGGGCCTGGGCCGCACGCGGCGGCCACCGCGACGGCGGCTGGCGGTAGCGGCAGCGTGGAGGACCGCTTCTCTGACGACCAGCTCGTATCCATGTCCGTGCGCGAGCTGAACCGCCACCTGCGGGGCTTCACCAAGGACGAGGTGATCCGCCTGAAGCAGAAGCGGCGGACCCTGAAGAACCGGGGCTACGCCCAGTCGTGCAGGTATAAACGCGTCCAGCAGAAGCACCACCTGGAGAATGAGAAGACACAGCTCATTCAGCAGGTGGAGCAGCTTAAGCAGGAGGTGTCCCGGCTGGCCCGCGAAAGAGACGCCTACAAGGTCAAGTGTGAGAAACTCGCCAACTCCGGCTTCAGGGAGGCGGGCTCCACCAGCGACAGCCCCTCCTCTCCCGAGTTCTTTCTGTGAGTCGTGGCCGGTCCCGGCCCCCGCCCTTGCCCTGGCCCGGACTCCCCGTCCCGTGTCCCCAGCCCTGGACTCCCCCGGACCCTGTccctgccacagccccagccttGACCTGTTTGActtgagggagagggaggaagggcgCGCGGGACGCAGGCGACGGGAGGGCGCGCGGGCAGGCAGGGGACCTTGGCCAAGGCGAGAGCGGCGCGTGCCAGCGCCGCCTCCTAGACTCGAGCAGAGCCAGAGAGAGGCGAGGTGGTGGGAAGTCCCAGAGCAACTTTTCTCCAGGCTGGAGGGCGGCAAGGCATAGTCGCGAGGAGTCGCCAAGGCCGTCTGGAGACTCCTGGCTTCCTGAACTTTGCGCGTTAAGGCTAGCCCAATGCCTCGCGGTCCGGAGCCCGGTCCAGCCCAGCAAGAGAGCAgcgaagagaggagaggagaagggaccCTGGCGTCCCAGCAGACGCGAGGCGAGGCTGAGCGAAGGAAGGACAGAGGAGTCTGTCTGTCTAGGGTCCGGAGAACACTGGCTCTCAGCCTCTAGACGCGGGCCTCAGTTAGGACGTTCTGCGCGCAAATCTCATCAGTTTTATTGCCTGCTcgattatatagaaaaaaaatacgaaaatctgcattaaaaatattaatcctGCATGCTGGACATGTATggtaataatttctattttgtacCATTTTCTTGTTTAACTTTAGCATGTTGTTGATCATGGATCATAACCCCCTTGTTTCTTTGAGTGAGAAGGGATCGCAGTTCGGAAACTCCGGCGGCTGCTTGCCGGGTTTCAGTCTCTCGGCTGTCGGCTTGTAAATACCCGCCCCGCCAAACCGCTTAGAGAACGTGGCAGCAAGCTGAGTGTCTTTGTTTGGGTTTATTATTATGCTCCCCTTTTTTtgtaagtaaaaaagaaaagttctgggTATTTGCATCAGAAAAAACAACTTCATCTTGGGGCACCCTTGGAAG belongs to Phacochoerus africanus isolate WHEZ1 chromosome 3, ROS_Pafr_v1, whole genome shotgun sequence and includes:
- the MAFB gene encoding transcription factor MafB, with the translated sequence MAAELSMGPELPTSPLAMEYVNDFDLLKFDVKKEPLGRAERPGRPCTRLQPAGSVSSTPLSTPCSSVPSSPSFSPTEQKTHLEDLYWMASNYQQMNPEALNLTPEDAVEALIGSHPVPQPLQSFDGFRGAHHHHHHHHPHPHHAYPGAGVAHDELGPHAHPHHHHHHQASPPPSSAASPAQQLPTSHPGPGPHAAATATAAGGSGSVEDRFSDDQLVSMSVRELNRHLRGFTKDEVIRLKQKRRTLKNRGYAQSCRYKRVQQKHHLENEKTQLIQQVEQLKQEVSRLARERDAYKVKCEKLANSGFREAGSTSDSPSSPEFFL